The Paraburkholderia megapolitana genomic sequence CACGCGAAGATCTTCTTCACGACGTTGACGGGCGACCCGCAGCAGACGCTGGAAGCGCTCAATCACGCTGCGGGCCATCTGCATAACCAGTTGTTCAAGCGCCTGCACATTCACACCGTGCCGACGCTGCATTTCCACTACGACAAGACGGTCGAGCAGGCGGTGGAGATGTCGCGCCTGATCGACCAGGCGAATGCTGACCGCGCGAAAGACGATTGAGCAGATTGTTTCCCCTGAACTTCTGAACGACGGCCGCCCGGCGGCCGGATCTGGCTTCTCAAGATGAACGGACCTGAACGTGCTGGACGTGGACCTGAGCGTCCTCGCGTGCCGCGGCGTGTGCTCGACGGCGTGCTGCTGCTCGACAAGCCGCTCGGACTGTCGAGCAACGACGCGCTGATTCGCGCAAAGCGCCTCTATCTGGCGAAGAAGGCCGGTCACACCGGCACCCTCGACCCGCTCGCCTCGGGCCTGCTGCCGCTCTGCTTTGGCGAGGCCACGAAATTCTCCCAGGATCTGCTCGAAGCCGACAAGACCTATGAGGCGACGATGCGGCTCGGCATCCGCACGACCACGGGCGACGCGGAAGGTGAAACGCTGGAGACGCGCGACGTTGCGTGCGACGAACCGGCGGTACTCAAAGCACTGGCGGGTTTTCGCGGCGATATCGTGCAGGTGCCGCCGATGTATTCGGCGCTCAAGCGCGACGGCAAACCGTTGTACGAATACGCGCGGGCGGGGCAGGTGGTCGAGCGCGAGGCGCGGCCGGTCACGATACACGCGCTTGAGCTGCTGGCGTGCGCGTTGCCCGACGTGACGTTTCGCGTGACCTGCAGCAAGGGCACTTACGTGCGTACGCTTGCCGAAGACATCGGCGAGTCGCTCGGCTGCGGCGCGCATCTGGTTGCGTTGCGGCGTACGGCGGTCGGTGCGCTGACGCTCGAACATGCGGTGACGCTCGACGCGTTGTCCGACGCTGACGCAAGCGCACGTGATGCGTGGCTGCAACCGGTCGATGCGCTGCTGTCGACGTTTCCCGCCGTTTACCTCGATGAAGAATCCGCGCGGCGCTTCCTGCATGGACAGCGCTTGCGGTTGAGCGAGTTACCGCAGGCCAGTAACACTGCTGTGGCGTCGTCGGAGTCTGCGTTGAATCTTCCTCCCGACCTTCCACGTGTGCGCGTCTACACAGATGGCAAGCGACTACTCGGCGTCGCGAAGATGATCGATGGCGTGCTGGCGCCGGACCGGCTGGTCGTCACGGCGAGCTAAGGCGACGGCGTGCTGCAGTTGATCGCGGCGCGCCGATGATCTCGAAAGCGTCCCGAATCGCCACCTTGTGCAAGGTATCCAGCACACCGCCGAGCCACTCGCTCAATCCACGCCCCCACCAAGCGCCTTGTACAGGTTCATCTGATTGTTGAGCCGGTTCAACTGATTCAGCGCGAGCGTGCTTTGCGCGTCGCGCAAACGCTGCTGCTGGTCGAGCCACGGCTGCACACCGGTCGCACCTGCCTTGAAGCGCGAACGCGCCAGCGTTTCCGCCCGCTGCGCCTGTGCGAGCGACAGCGTTCGCTGTTCCGCCTCCTGATCGAGCTGCACACGCTTCGATAACGCATTCTCCACTTCGCTCAACGCGCCATAGAGCTTCTGACGGAAGTTGACGACCGCTTCCTCGTACTGCGTTTTCGACACCTTGATCTGCAACTGCATCGTGTTCCACTGGATGAACGGCAGCGTAAGGCCGAGGCCGAGTGTGGCGACCGGATTCTGCAGCACGCGCTCGAGGCTTGCACTCGACGTGCCGAGCGAGCCGGTCAACGAAAACGTCGGATAGAAACTGGTCCGTGTGATCTCGACATTCGCGAGCGACTCGCGCAGCCGGAACTCGCTGGCACGCAGGTCCGGCCGGCGGCCGAGCACGTCGGCGGGCAGGCCGGCCTGTACACCAGGCAACGGCTGGTCGGGTAGCGCATTCGGTTCTGCGGCGACGCTCTGCGGCGGGCGGTCAAAGAGGATGGCTAGCGCATTGCGGCTCTCGGTGCGCTGCTGGATCAATTGAGTTTGCGCGGCGCGCTGTGCCGACAGATTCTGTTCTGCCTGCGCGACGTCGAGCCCCGACACCGCACCCGCGGCGTAGCGCGACCGGACGAGCGCGAGCGTCTGCTCCGCATACGCGATGTTGGCATCGCCGAGCGCGATCTGCTGGTTCAGATAACCGGTCTGCCAGTAGAGCGACGCCGTCGTGCCGATCAGCGTCAACCGGACCGCTTCGCGATCGGCAACGGTTGCTTCCACCTCCCAGCGCGCGACACTGCGCTGCGCCGCGAGCTTGCCCCATAGATCGAGCTCGTAACTGAGCGAGCCGGTCAGGTTGCTCGCCCGGTTTCCCTGATGAGTATCGAGCGTGCGCGAGACGTTACCGTTCGCGCCGAGCGTGACGTTGGGCGTGAGATTCGTATCGCTCAGTCCGGCCTGAAGCCGCGCGCGATACACGCGAATCGCCGCTGCGGCGAGATCGTTGTTGGTCTTCAGCGCATTCTCGATCAACTCGTCGAGTACCGGATCGCCGAAGCTGTGCCACCAGAGCGCAGGCGCCGATGCAGCCGCGGAGGAAACGGGCGAGTTCCAGTGCGCGGGCATGTCGACAGGCGGCAGCGCCTGGCCACGCGTGTTTGCGCAACCGGATAGCACGGCCACCGCGCAGGCGAGCGCGAGGGTGGTGCGCTGAAAATGGATTGTCGGGATCGTCATGCGAAACCCCTCAATCGCGCGCAAGCGCATCGATCGGATCGAGGCGCGACGCGTTGCGCGCCGGCATGAAGCCGAACACGACGCCGATCAGCGTCGAGCACAGGAAAGCGGAGACGATCGACGTGGCGGAGAAAACCATTTTCCATTGACTGACAAAGAGAGAGAACAGGAAGCTCATGCCGAACGACAGCACGATGCCGATCGCGCCGCCCATCAGGCAGACCAGCACGGCTTCAACGAGGAACTGCTGCATGATGTCGGTCTGGCGCGCGCCCACCGCCATACGGATGCCGATCTCGCGGGTGCGCTCGGTGACCGACACGAGCATGATGTTCATCACACCGATCCCACCCACCACCAGCGAGATCACCGCAATCAGCGATAGCAGCAGCGTGAGCGACTGGCCGGTTTTCGCGACCGTCTTCACGACGCTGTCCATGTTGTAGGTGAAGAAATCCT encodes the following:
- the rbfA gene encoding 30S ribosome-binding factor RbfA is translated as MPKKRSSPNRNVQIADQIQRDLSELMREVKDPRIGLVTIQSVELTPDYAHAKIFFTTLTGDPQQTLEALNHAAGHLHNQLFKRLHIHTVPTLHFHYDKTVEQAVEMSRLIDQANADRAKDD
- the truB gene encoding tRNA pseudouridine(55) synthase TruB, yielding MNGPERAGRGPERPRVPRRVLDGVLLLDKPLGLSSNDALIRAKRLYLAKKAGHTGTLDPLASGLLPLCFGEATKFSQDLLEADKTYEATMRLGIRTTTGDAEGETLETRDVACDEPAVLKALAGFRGDIVQVPPMYSALKRDGKPLYEYARAGQVVEREARPVTIHALELLACALPDVTFRVTCSKGTYVRTLAEDIGESLGCGAHLVALRRTAVGALTLEHAVTLDALSDADASARDAWLQPVDALLSTFPAVYLDEESARRFLHGQRLRLSELPQASNTAVASSESALNLPPDLPRVRVYTDGKRLLGVAKMIDGVLAPDRLVVTAS
- a CDS encoding efflux transporter outer membrane subunit; translation: MTIPTIHFQRTTLALACAVAVLSGCANTRGQALPPVDMPAHWNSPVSSAAASAPALWWHSFGDPVLDELIENALKTNNDLAAAAIRVYRARLQAGLSDTNLTPNVTLGANGNVSRTLDTHQGNRASNLTGSLSYELDLWGKLAAQRSVARWEVEATVADREAVRLTLIGTTASLYWQTGYLNQQIALGDANIAYAEQTLALVRSRYAAGAVSGLDVAQAEQNLSAQRAAQTQLIQQRTESRNALAILFDRPPQSVAAEPNALPDQPLPGVQAGLPADVLGRRPDLRASEFRLRESLANVEITRTSFYPTFSLTGSLGTSSASLERVLQNPVATLGLGLTLPFIQWNTMQLQIKVSKTQYEEAVVNFRQKLYGALSEVENALSKRVQLDQEAEQRTLSLAQAQRAETLARSRFKAGATGVQPWLDQQQRLRDAQSTLALNQLNRLNNQMNLYKALGGGVD